The following are encoded together in the Kribbella voronezhensis genome:
- a CDS encoding RCC1 domain-containing protein, producing MISSPSSLFHASSPSPIVHRSGGVRSAVAVLALAFVGVAGCAQAEPLAAPSAAGPANTGGLVLSTGFSDASQLGRSAPTGIRTSFGPVQDAAGQNLVGVIRLAAGEQHSLALRHDGRVLSWGANEDGQLGNGSRAASSSPAYVRAPDGAPGQLTGVTDIAADSNTSVALRKDGTVVVWGRDNSGQRGNADITPDPLTPSMVLNPGGTAPLTGVRAVAVDGGSELALTDQGTVLGWGDNSFGQLGTSAPAVAKLPVLITGAGRAPLTGVRAIAIGGQHSLALLGDGRVVAWGRNEVSQLGDGTTTGRNIPREVLVAPGRPLTGATEISSAEKHNLALLKDGSVVGWGRNNGGQLGDGTLRTRAYATQVRGRGKDPKLVGVQHVVAGEGYSVAVLTDGTVMTWGANGRGQLATGDRSDRSKPGPVTVENGVPPPSWVTAIGAGRRHLLIALR from the coding sequence ATGATTTCCAGCCCCTCCTCGCTGTTCCACGCTTCCTCGCCGTCCCCGATCGTGCACCGTTCCGGCGGCGTGCGATCCGCGGTCGCCGTACTGGCTCTGGCCTTCGTCGGGGTGGCGGGATGTGCGCAGGCGGAGCCCCTGGCGGCTCCGAGCGCGGCGGGGCCGGCGAACACGGGCGGCCTGGTGCTGTCCACCGGCTTCTCGGATGCCAGCCAGCTGGGCCGTTCGGCGCCGACCGGGATCCGGACCAGCTTCGGACCGGTCCAGGATGCGGCCGGGCAGAACCTGGTCGGGGTGATCCGGCTGGCGGCCGGCGAGCAGCACTCGCTGGCGTTGCGCCACGACGGCAGGGTGCTGTCGTGGGGAGCCAACGAAGACGGCCAGCTCGGCAACGGCAGCCGCGCGGCGTCGTCCTCCCCGGCGTACGTGCGGGCGCCCGACGGCGCACCGGGGCAGTTGACCGGGGTGACCGACATCGCGGCCGACTCCAACACTTCCGTTGCCCTGCGCAAGGACGGCACCGTGGTGGTCTGGGGCCGCGACAATTCCGGCCAGCGCGGCAACGCCGACATCACCCCGGATCCGCTCACCCCGAGCATGGTGCTGAACCCGGGCGGAACGGCGCCGCTGACCGGCGTACGGGCGGTCGCGGTGGACGGCGGCAGCGAGCTCGCGCTGACCGACCAAGGCACCGTGCTCGGCTGGGGGGACAACAGCTTCGGACAGCTCGGTACGTCGGCGCCCGCGGTGGCGAAGCTGCCAGTGCTCATCACCGGGGCGGGCAGGGCGCCGCTGACCGGCGTACGGGCGATCGCGATCGGTGGCCAGCATTCCCTTGCCCTGCTGGGCGACGGGCGCGTCGTCGCCTGGGGACGCAACGAGGTCAGCCAGCTCGGCGACGGGACGACGACCGGGCGCAACATCCCGCGTGAGGTGCTGGTCGCGCCGGGCCGGCCGCTGACGGGGGCGACCGAGATCTCCTCGGCGGAGAAGCATAATCTGGCGTTGCTCAAGGACGGTTCGGTGGTGGGCTGGGGCCGGAACAACGGCGGTCAGCTCGGGGACGGCACGCTGAGGACCCGCGCGTACGCCACCCAGGTCCGAGGGCGCGGGAAGGACCCGAAACTCGTCGGCGTGCAACACGTCGTGGCCGGCGAGGGTTACAGCGTCGCAGTACTGACCGACGGCACCGTGATGACGTGGGGCGCCAACGGGCGTGGACAGCTGGCCACCGGCGACCGGAGCGACCGGAGCAAGCCCGGGCCGGTCACGGTCGAGAACGGCGTACCGCCACCGAGCTGGGTCACCGCCATCGGCGCGGGCCGCCGCCATCTCCTGATCGCCCTGCGCTGA
- a CDS encoding glycosyltransferase family 2 protein, translating into MSTPPVPTGTAVPTVSVVVATRNRPELLRKALGSIAAQDYPGAVEMVVVYDQSEPETGLADDLALTGHAGERTLTVITNTRAPGLPGGRNSGVAGSSGELLAFCDDDDSWKPEKLSTQVAMLTAADAGLSVCGIEITIGDQRHVRVPSPADVTVAELARRRVMEAHPSTVLVRRTAFDRIGWVDEELPGGYAEDYDWMLRALAAEKVAVVSKPLVEVLWHPGSFYTARWAVIIEALDYMVDKHAVIRDSPRGLARIYGQKAVAYAALRRRSDSSRWALRALRLAPGEKRGYLALAIASGVVPANRVLQWANARGRGI; encoded by the coding sequence ATGAGTACACCTCCCGTGCCGACCGGTACCGCGGTCCCGACGGTCAGCGTCGTGGTCGCGACACGGAACCGGCCGGAGCTGCTCCGGAAGGCACTCGGCTCGATCGCCGCCCAGGACTACCCGGGCGCGGTGGAGATGGTCGTCGTCTACGACCAGAGCGAACCCGAGACAGGGCTGGCCGACGACCTCGCACTGACCGGACACGCGGGTGAGCGGACCCTGACGGTCATCACCAACACACGGGCGCCGGGCCTGCCCGGCGGCCGCAACAGTGGGGTGGCCGGCTCCAGCGGCGAGCTGCTCGCCTTCTGCGACGACGACGACAGCTGGAAGCCGGAGAAGCTGAGCACCCAGGTGGCGATGCTGACCGCGGCCGACGCCGGCCTGTCGGTGTGCGGCATCGAGATCACGATCGGCGACCAGCGGCACGTGCGAGTGCCCAGCCCCGCCGACGTGACCGTGGCCGAACTGGCCCGGCGCCGGGTGATGGAAGCACACCCGTCCACCGTGCTGGTACGCCGTACAGCCTTCGACCGGATCGGCTGGGTCGACGAGGAACTCCCCGGCGGCTACGCCGAGGACTACGACTGGATGCTGCGGGCCCTGGCCGCCGAGAAGGTCGCCGTGGTCAGCAAGCCGCTAGTCGAGGTGCTCTGGCATCCCGGTTCCTTCTACACCGCGCGCTGGGCAGTCATCATCGAAGCGTTGGACTATATGGTCGACAAGCATGCCGTGATCAGGGACAGCCCGCGGGGACTGGCCCGGATCTACGGTCAGAAGGCGGTGGCGTACGCAGCGTTGCGGCGCCGCTCGGATTCATCGCGGTGGGCTCTGCGAGCTCTCCGTCTGGCACCTGGTGAGAAGCGCGGATATCTCGCGCTGGCGATCGCGTCTGGGGTCGTACCGGCGAACAGAGTTCTGCAATGGGCGAACGCGAGAGGGCGGGGAATATGA
- a CDS encoding sulfotransferase family protein produces MSTGNSGLAAKRTAVLRSTRDVLPDGTQDAIRKATRVVGRATAGVRMLPDFIVAGAQRCGTTTLYRLLVEHPAIVRPLFHKGIGYFDVGYDNPWSWYHGHFPVAPVAAARTRKVGRPMTFDSSGYYMFHPLAPGRIAEHLPDVKVVTLVRDPVERAFSAYKHELARGFETEDFETALALEDSRLAGEVERMHADPSYQSFHHRHHAYVGRGRYAEQIVRLQEALSPEQVFVIDANRFFESPVEQFARLQEWLGLPVHNPAKVEQANARPSKPMPAALRERLLAGFETSDTELTKLLGMPPSWRP; encoded by the coding sequence ATGAGCACCGGCAACAGCGGCCTGGCCGCCAAGCGCACCGCAGTACTGCGTTCTACCCGGGACGTGCTGCCCGACGGGACGCAGGACGCGATCCGCAAGGCCACCAGGGTCGTCGGCCGGGCCACCGCAGGCGTGCGGATGCTGCCGGACTTCATCGTCGCCGGTGCCCAGCGCTGCGGTACGACGACGCTCTACCGGCTCCTGGTCGAGCACCCGGCCATCGTGCGGCCCTTGTTCCATAAGGGAATCGGGTACTTCGACGTCGGCTACGACAACCCCTGGTCGTGGTACCACGGGCACTTCCCGGTCGCTCCGGTCGCCGCGGCGCGGACCCGCAAGGTCGGCCGGCCGATGACGTTCGACAGCAGCGGCTACTACATGTTCCACCCGCTCGCCCCCGGCCGGATCGCCGAGCACCTGCCCGACGTCAAGGTGGTCACGCTGGTCCGCGACCCGGTCGAGCGCGCGTTCTCGGCGTACAAGCACGAGCTCGCCCGCGGCTTCGAGACCGAGGACTTCGAGACCGCGCTGGCGCTGGAGGACAGCCGCCTGGCCGGCGAGGTCGAGCGGATGCACGCGGACCCGTCGTACCAGAGCTTCCACCACCGCCACCACGCCTACGTCGGCCGCGGCCGGTACGCCGAGCAGATCGTCCGGTTGCAAGAGGCGCTCTCGCCGGAGCAGGTCTTCGTGATCGACGCGAACCGGTTCTTCGAGTCACCGGTCGAGCAGTTCGCCCGGTTGCAGGAGTGGCTCGGCCTGCCGGTGCACAACCCGGCCAAGGTCGAGCAGGCCAACGCCCGCCCGAGCAAGCCGATGCCGGCCGCGCTGCGTGAGCGGCTGCTGGCCGGGTTCGAGACCTCCGACACGGAGCTGACCAAGCTTCTCGGCATGCCCCCGAGCTGGCGCCCGTGA
- a CDS encoding CBM96 family carbohydrate-binding protein, with product MNEPAAKAGRRTLIPIVAAIAILLGTTGLGFAALNQPAKPPAPVQLSATADAYISSKSPTQRHGWSARLVAKANEASILVRYTVPVAASGFDRKATLVLHRLTRGTAGKITASTGPSGWAENVTYATTPKAAGTPIATVADDGTSAELRIDVSAAVTDAGVLNLALTQTDGSDYAVFGARESGLNQSKLEISYVPEGDGPTPSMPTSAPTKPTTSVPTSTPTVVPTKPTATPTTTTTTTKPPTTTPTTTKPTSTPTAGPGCTVSALLVPSCGAWFGAAANPLGSESWDAALPAFESTIGRTVDIAHYYNSSPKLFPTADMIKRAREPGKKRMLLLNWKPEMGRTWAQVAAGDPTVDAAIDAEAKYLKSTFPEKFFLGIHHEPEDEVKPAAGSGMTAKDYKAMYRHVALRLKANGVTNAVFVMNYMGTPHWGSQSWFADLYPGDDVVDWIAEDPYIFGTSKDWWTDFASAVDRKDTYTYPNWPGFYTWATTKHPGKPIMLGEWGVNEQTAFNMSKSDVLNTVNAGLAKRPAIKALVYWNETKFNPVGETRLDSSSAARSTAQQVLGSGSLLRRLN from the coding sequence TTGAACGAACCGGCCGCCAAAGCAGGCCGGAGAACACTGATCCCGATCGTCGCGGCGATCGCGATCCTGCTGGGTACCACCGGACTGGGCTTCGCGGCGCTCAACCAGCCGGCGAAGCCGCCGGCTCCCGTCCAGCTGTCGGCCACCGCCGACGCGTACATCTCCAGCAAGTCCCCGACGCAGCGCCACGGCTGGTCCGCCCGGCTGGTGGCGAAGGCGAACGAGGCATCGATCCTGGTGCGCTACACGGTCCCTGTGGCGGCGTCCGGGTTCGACCGCAAGGCGACGCTGGTCCTGCACCGGTTGACCCGTGGTACGGCCGGAAAGATCACGGCCTCCACCGGTCCGAGTGGCTGGGCCGAGAACGTCACCTACGCGACCACTCCGAAGGCCGCCGGTACGCCGATCGCGACCGTGGCGGACGACGGTACGTCGGCCGAGCTGCGCATCGACGTGTCGGCCGCGGTGACCGATGCCGGCGTACTCAACCTGGCACTGACGCAGACCGACGGCAGCGACTACGCCGTCTTCGGCGCCCGGGAGTCCGGGCTGAACCAGTCGAAGCTCGAGATCAGCTACGTCCCCGAGGGTGACGGCCCGACGCCGTCCATGCCCACCTCCGCGCCGACGAAGCCGACCACCTCGGTTCCGACCTCGACCCCGACGGTCGTCCCGACGAAGCCCACGGCGACGCCGACTACGACCACGACCACCACCAAGCCGCCGACGACGACGCCGACGACGACCAAGCCGACCTCGACTCCCACCGCCGGCCCGGGCTGTACGGTCTCGGCTCTGCTGGTGCCGTCGTGTGGTGCCTGGTTCGGTGCCGCGGCGAACCCGCTGGGCAGCGAATCGTGGGATGCGGCGCTGCCGGCGTTCGAGTCCACGATCGGCCGGACGGTCGACATCGCGCACTACTACAACTCGAGCCCGAAGCTGTTCCCGACCGCGGACATGATCAAGCGGGCCCGTGAGCCAGGCAAGAAGCGGATGCTGTTGCTGAACTGGAAGCCGGAGATGGGCCGTACCTGGGCCCAGGTGGCGGCCGGTGACCCGACGGTGGACGCGGCGATCGATGCCGAGGCCAAGTACCTGAAGTCGACGTTCCCGGAGAAGTTCTTCCTCGGGATCCACCACGAGCCGGAGGACGAGGTCAAGCCGGCCGCCGGGTCGGGGATGACGGCCAAGGACTACAAGGCGATGTACCGGCACGTGGCGCTGCGGCTGAAGGCCAACGGCGTGACGAACGCGGTGTTCGTGATGAACTACATGGGTACGCCGCACTGGGGCTCGCAGTCCTGGTTCGCCGATCTCTACCCCGGTGACGACGTCGTCGACTGGATCGCGGAGGACCCGTACATCTTCGGGACCTCCAAGGACTGGTGGACCGACTTCGCCAGCGCGGTCGACCGCAAGGACACCTACACCTACCCGAACTGGCCGGGCTTCTACACCTGGGCGACCACCAAGCACCCGGGCAAGCCGATCATGCTGGGTGAGTGGGGCGTCAACGAGCAGACCGCCTTCAACATGTCGAAGTCCGACGTGCTGAACACGGTCAACGCCGGGCTGGCCAAGCGGCCTGCGATCAAGGCGCTGGTCTACTGGAACGAGACCAAGTTCAACCCGGTCGGGGAGACCAGGCTGGACTCGTCGAGCGCGGCCAGGTCCACGGCCCAGCAGGTGCTCGGCAGCGGATCGTTGCTCCGCCGGCTGAACTGA
- the pssD gene encoding PssD/Cps14F family polysaccharide biosynthesis glycosyltransferase gives MSTSEPADLRVLMVCSSGGHLAQLMTLKPWWSDRDTAWVTFPTEDGRSLLAGERTYFAYYPTTRNLKNLLRNTVLALRVMRKERPDVVVTTGAGVALPFFVLARLSRIPTVYIEVFDRIDHATLTAKLCRPFTTRMLVQWEEQKDLYAGSTVVGRLL, from the coding sequence GTGAGCACGAGCGAGCCCGCCGACCTGCGGGTGCTGATGGTCTGTTCCAGCGGCGGTCACCTGGCCCAGTTGATGACGCTGAAACCGTGGTGGTCGGACCGGGACACCGCCTGGGTGACGTTCCCGACCGAGGACGGCCGGTCCCTGCTGGCGGGGGAGCGGACGTACTTCGCCTACTACCCGACCACCCGCAACCTCAAGAACCTGCTCCGCAACACCGTGCTCGCGCTCCGGGTGATGCGCAAGGAGCGACCCGACGTGGTGGTCACGACCGGCGCCGGCGTCGCCCTGCCGTTCTTCGTCCTGGCCAGGCTGAGCCGGATCCCGACCGTCTACATCGAGGTCTTCGACCGGATCGACCACGCCACCCTGACAGCCAAGCTGTGCCGCCCGTTCACCACCCGGATGCTGGTCCAGTGGGAAGAGCAGAAGGACCTGTACGCCGGATCGACCGTGGTCGGGAGACTGCTGTGA
- a CDS encoding O-antigen ligase family protein, producing MSSPNVAAGTDAVSAAAVAGPRRRRRWSAGWPLSVLFLGFPLWWVLGLTEFAFFLAAIPMAWSLISRRTVIAPRGFGWWIGFLAVVLVSGTMLTTDAPFSNLSPLGNTLLTYTFRLIWYLSVTIVLLYVGNTSQADLPTAKVVRLLAYMFVVTAFGGLLGVVAPHFEFKSVLELVLPHSAATNRFVHALIHPATADIQSVLGFAQPRPRAPFSYANSWGANLSFYLPFFLYSWFGRDAGWRKVAAVPVLIVAAVPVVYSLNRGLWGVLVIGMLYAVVQVIRLRGFNAVAWLAPVGVLMVVGALLSPLPTMVSERFAHQHSNERRGELAIKTIESTIKGSPLIGFGNTRDVEGSFGSIAGGATLGCPACAVPPFGTQGHLWLVIFAQGLLGTAVFLAFFLIRFARHVRSRDPVAMIGVALIIFFLIEIFVYDTLGSPLFTLMIALALMWRADRDQQAARLPATEQVVAAR from the coding sequence TTGTCGTCACCGAACGTCGCCGCGGGCACTGACGCTGTCAGCGCCGCCGCGGTCGCCGGACCGCGCCGGCGCCGGCGCTGGTCGGCGGGCTGGCCGCTGTCCGTGCTCTTCCTGGGCTTCCCGCTGTGGTGGGTGCTCGGGCTGACCGAGTTCGCGTTCTTCCTGGCGGCGATCCCGATGGCCTGGTCGCTGATCAGCCGCCGGACGGTGATCGCGCCGCGTGGCTTCGGCTGGTGGATCGGGTTCCTGGCCGTCGTTCTGGTCAGCGGCACGATGCTCACCACCGACGCGCCGTTCAGCAACCTGAGCCCGCTGGGCAACACCCTGCTGACCTACACCTTCCGGCTGATCTGGTACTTGTCGGTCACGATCGTCCTGCTGTACGTCGGCAACACCAGCCAGGCCGACCTGCCCACCGCCAAGGTGGTCCGGCTGCTGGCCTACATGTTCGTCGTGACCGCGTTCGGCGGCCTGCTCGGTGTCGTCGCCCCGCACTTCGAGTTCAAGTCGGTGCTCGAACTGGTGCTGCCGCACTCGGCGGCGACGAACCGCTTCGTGCACGCGCTGATCCACCCGGCCACGGCCGACATCCAGAGCGTGCTCGGCTTCGCCCAGCCCCGGCCGCGGGCGCCGTTCTCCTACGCGAACTCGTGGGGCGCGAACCTCTCCTTCTACCTGCCGTTCTTCCTGTACTCGTGGTTCGGCCGCGACGCCGGCTGGCGCAAGGTCGCCGCCGTACCGGTCCTGATCGTCGCCGCCGTCCCGGTCGTCTACTCGCTGAACCGCGGCCTGTGGGGCGTCCTGGTGATCGGCATGCTGTACGCCGTGGTGCAGGTGATCCGCCTTCGCGGCTTCAACGCCGTCGCCTGGCTCGCGCCGGTCGGCGTGCTGATGGTCGTCGGGGCACTGTTGTCGCCGCTGCCGACGATGGTCAGCGAACGGTTCGCCCACCAGCACAGCAACGAGCGCCGCGGCGAGCTGGCGATCAAGACGATCGAGTCGACGATCAAGGGCTCGCCGCTGATCGGCTTCGGCAACACCCGTGACGTGGAAGGCAGTTTCGGATCGATCGCCGGTGGGGCCACCCTCGGCTGCCCGGCCTGCGCGGTGCCGCCGTTCGGTACCCAGGGACACCTGTGGCTGGTGATTTTCGCCCAGGGCCTGCTCGGCACGGCAGTCTTCCTGGCCTTCTTCCTCATCCGGTTCGCGCGACACGTTCGCAGCCGCGATCCGGTGGCGATGATCGGGGTGGCGCTGATCATCTTCTTCCTGATCGAGATCTTCGTCTACGACACGTTGGGCTCGCCCCTGTTCACCTTGATGATCGCGCTCGCGCTGATGTGGCGCGCCGACCGTGACCAGCAGGCCGCGCGCCTGCCGGCGACCGAACAAGTGGTGGCGGCCCGATGA
- a CDS encoding oligosaccharide flippase family protein produces MAVPLSETTDAPPASLTKIARGGSANLVGTAGGALLTLLLTWVVTRSTDATVAGGLFALTSVFLIVAAIAELGSDVSLSKFLPHFLVEDRLADARTTVRFAALVSLAGGSLVGAVLILFRGQVADLVLGAADPDARRAVVVLAICIPLAAVMNTALSATRGLSTIRPTVLVDKMGRAMLQVGCIVVAVAADAGLGGLTLAWAAPYFVGAVVAVAWYERIEHRLISKRGLGRAASTKKDLWREYAVYTWPRVISRISQSILQRADIVLIAAFRSPAEAAVYTVATRLFVIGQLGTQAIQQVAAPHTSALLASGDHKATKRVFQTITAWTMSLTWPFFLVCLALAPLLLHLFGGSTYRSGHGVVVVLAIAALLAAAGGPVDLILLMAGRSGLSLVNSLVALGVNLSLNLLLIPPLGIIGAATAWAAAIVVRNVLGMAQVMNNLHWLPFSKLSVYVGGLALACFAVPAQLLQLAGDPSDGLLVVVLAVGAVAYLGALYTLRDQLALTAFTAMLRRRRTPDLAGDPPAAEAKPVETS; encoded by the coding sequence GTGGCCGTTCCGCTGTCCGAAACGACTGACGCACCACCGGCCAGCCTGACCAAGATCGCCCGCGGCGGTTCGGCCAACCTGGTCGGTACGGCGGGTGGTGCGCTGCTCACCCTGCTGCTCACCTGGGTGGTCACCCGCTCCACCGATGCCACGGTCGCGGGTGGCCTGTTCGCGCTGACCTCGGTGTTCCTGATCGTCGCGGCGATCGCCGAGCTCGGCTCCGACGTGTCGCTGTCCAAGTTCCTCCCGCACTTCCTGGTCGAGGACCGGCTGGCCGACGCCCGGACCACCGTCCGGTTCGCCGCGCTGGTCTCACTGGCCGGTGGCAGCCTCGTGGGCGCCGTCCTGATCCTGTTCCGCGGTCAGGTCGCCGACCTCGTCCTCGGTGCCGCCGACCCGGATGCTCGCCGCGCGGTCGTCGTCCTGGCGATCTGCATCCCGCTCGCCGCGGTGATGAACACGGCGCTCTCGGCCACCCGCGGCTTGTCGACCATCCGGCCGACCGTGCTGGTCGACAAGATGGGCCGCGCGATGCTGCAGGTGGGCTGCATCGTCGTCGCCGTCGCTGCCGACGCGGGCCTCGGCGGCCTCACGCTGGCCTGGGCCGCTCCGTACTTCGTGGGCGCGGTCGTCGCGGTCGCCTGGTACGAGCGGATCGAGCACCGACTCATCTCCAAGCGTGGCCTCGGCCGGGCCGCGTCGACGAAGAAGGACCTCTGGCGCGAGTACGCCGTCTACACCTGGCCGCGGGTGATCTCGCGGATCAGTCAGAGCATCCTGCAACGGGCCGACATCGTGCTCATCGCCGCGTTCCGCTCGCCCGCCGAGGCCGCTGTCTACACGGTGGCGACGCGGTTGTTCGTGATCGGGCAGCTGGGCACACAGGCGATCCAGCAGGTGGCCGCACCGCACACCAGCGCGTTGCTGGCCTCCGGTGACCACAAGGCGACCAAGCGCGTCTTCCAGACCATCACTGCCTGGACGATGTCGCTCACCTGGCCGTTCTTCCTTGTTTGCCTGGCTCTTGCGCCTCTGCTGCTGCACCTGTTCGGCGGTTCGACGTACCGCAGCGGCCACGGCGTCGTCGTGGTGCTGGCGATCGCCGCGCTGCTGGCGGCGGCCGGCGGACCGGTGGACCTGATCCTGCTGATGGCCGGCCGGAGCGGCCTCAGCCTGGTCAACAGCCTGGTCGCGCTCGGGGTGAACCTGAGCCTGAACCTGCTGCTGATCCCGCCGCTCGGCATCATCGGCGCGGCCACCGCCTGGGCGGCCGCGATCGTGGTCCGCAACGTACTCGGCATGGCGCAGGTGATGAACAACCTGCACTGGCTGCCGTTCAGCAAGCTGTCGGTGTACGTCGGCGGGCTGGCGCTGGCCTGCTTCGCAGTACCCGCTCAACTGCTCCAACTCGCCGGCGATCCGTCCGACGGACTGCTTGTGGTGGTGCTGGCGGTCGGGGCCGTCGCCTACCTCGGCGCGCTGTACACCTTGCGCGACCAGCTCGCGCTGACGGCGTTCACCGCGATGCTGCGGCGCCGCCGTACCCCCGACCTGGCCGGTGACCCGCCGGCCGCGGAAGCGAAACCGGTAGAAACGTCATGA
- a CDS encoding glycosyltransferase — translation MSQLDVLVILGTDHHHFDRLISWLDAFLEQPGNESLRALAQLGDTAPPRRAEGVGIVPYDELQRLMRQATAVVTHGGPATMLEVRKQGRKPLVVPRDPALGEHVDQHQQEFSRRMGKLGLVTLCEERGAFLDALAAILKDPEAHAVTEQENERDRAQVAAAVATTGAIIDRLALARRSKKR, via the coding sequence GTGAGCCAGCTCGACGTCCTGGTCATCCTCGGGACCGACCACCACCACTTCGACCGCCTGATCAGCTGGCTGGACGCCTTCCTGGAGCAGCCCGGCAACGAGTCTCTGCGGGCCCTCGCGCAACTGGGCGACACCGCCCCACCACGCCGCGCCGAAGGTGTCGGCATCGTTCCGTACGACGAATTGCAGCGCCTGATGCGGCAGGCGACCGCCGTCGTCACGCACGGCGGGCCGGCCACGATGCTGGAGGTCCGCAAGCAGGGCCGCAAGCCGTTGGTGGTGCCTCGGGACCCTGCGCTGGGCGAGCACGTGGACCAGCATCAGCAGGAGTTCTCCCGCCGGATGGGCAAACTCGGGCTGGTCACCCTCTGCGAGGAGCGCGGGGCGTTCCTGGATGCCTTGGCGGCCATCCTGAAAGACCCGGAAGCCCATGCGGTGACCGAGCAGGAAAACGAACGTGACAGAGCGCAAGTGGCCGCTGCAGTCGCCACGACCGGCGCCATCATCGACCGGCTGGCGCTGGCCCGGCGCAGCAAAAAGCGCTGA